Part of the Patescibacteria group bacterium genome is shown below.
CGGCGTTAATCACCGAAAACAAAAGGTTGAGAAGACTGATGACTACGGTATAAAGCGCAACGATAGCTCCCAAATTGAGAAATAGATCTTTGGGACTGGTTCTAGGTTTAGTTTGTTGAATAGTGTCCATAAAATTTGGTTAATTGATATAAGAACATTGTATCCCAAACCCGGCAAATACTCTAATATATTCCATCAATGAAAAACCACCGCGGGAAGGGGTGGTTTGAGAGACTTAAGGGTTTAAATGTACCCACAAGGTACAGAAAAAGAAAAGGAGAGAAAGTACTACGGCCACTGCTACTACCAACCCCTCCGGAGAAGCCTTCGATTGGTGTATAGGCGGTGGTTTGTTTTTCCCGTGCGGGAACAAGGATGGGATGGAACTACTACTGTGCCATTCCCTTTGGACTCGATGGACCACAAGGTTATCCTTTCACATTTACTATCGCGAACAATAGCACGTAATTAAAAATAACAAAACAACTTGCATTTAAGTAATCTTTTGGTGTATTATCTAATCATCACCAACGGAAAAGATCACCCCACAAGGTTTCGTCCTTATGGGGCCTTTTCTTTTCTATTTTTCAAAATTAGATTTTAAACTCTACGACCCTACGATTCGCTTGGCTGGCTCATCTCAGGATCTTCGAGTTTAAATTTAACCTCTAACGAGATTAAATCTTAAACTCTACGACTTCTCCATCTTTGACCACGTACTCCTTACCTTCAGTGCGAATCAAACCTTTTTCGCGCGCGGCGGCGTAGGAACCAACTGCCAAAAGCTTGTCCCATTCGATCACCTCAGCTCGAACAAATTTATCTTTAAAATCTCCGTGGATTGCAGTTCCGGCCTCAGGAGCAGTCCAACCTTTTTTTATTGTCCATGCGCGAGTTTCATCTTCCCCAGTTGTAAAATACATAATGAGCTCAAGCGTCTCGTAACCTTTTTTGATGAGTCGGTCAATGCCGTCATCGAGCACGCCGAAATCCGTCCGCATTTGTTTTTTTTCTGCGTCTTTCATATCTTTCAAATCATGTTCTATGCCCGCGTCAACAATAACCCACGGGGCTTTTTCTTTCGCTAAAAAATCCATTAATTTTTGAAATCGTTCGTCTTTCAATTCATCTAAATTTTTACCGCCAGCTTTTTTATTGAGTACATATAAAATTTTCTTTACCGTAAGCAAGTGTAATCCTTTAAGAACTGGAATTTCTTTAGAATCCACAGCAACAGTTGAGGCCAATTTGCCCGCATCCAACGCAATTTTTATCCGCTCGAGCAAACCTCCTTCAAGCATTGCATCTTTATCTCCACGCTTGACGTCGCGCGCCAAATTAGAAAGTCGCTTCGTAACTGTTTGTAAATCAGCCAAAATAAGTTCGAGATTGATCACTTCAATATCTCGCACCGGATCAATTCCACCTGAAACATGAATGACTTTTTCATCGTCGAAAATCCGCACCACTTGCGCAATGGCGTCGGTCTCACGAATGTTGGAAAGAAATTGATTACCCAGCCCCTCGCCTTCCGAAGCTCCTTTGACGAGGCCCGCGATATCAACAAATTCCACCGCCGCAGGAACAGTTTTTTTTGAATGACTGAATTCAGAAAGTTTCCAAAGTCTATCATCGGGTACAGCAACCACGCCGACCGATGGATCGATGGTGCAAAAAGGATAATTTTCACAAGCCACTGATTTTTTAGTCAGGGCGTTAAAAAGAGTTGATTTTCCTACGTTTGGCAAGCCGACAATTCCAATTGAAAGTGACATAGGAAAGAGTATATAGCACTGGTACGTAATATCCAAGAAACAGAAAATTAATTTTCTGCCCGGAAAAAATTACGAGAGACGCACCTACTGAGTCGTGCTTGTTGCCGTGGTAGTCGAAACGTCAGCGTGCGAAAACAAACTCACAATCCAACGCCAAGGTTTGAGAATAATTGAACCGGCAAAGTTTCTGAGGCCTTCGAAGATATTCTTAGGTGATGTTGTACTTGCTGTATCATCTGCAACCGTAGAAGAAGAATTTGAACTATCGTCACTAACGGTGGTCGCTGGTACCGTTCCTGTAGTGTTGGCGGAAAAAATATTGGTTTTTCCTGCATCAACTGTTTTTGTTGGATTGTAGGCGTTTCCCCAAAGGGTACTCAACATCATCGCTCTGAAATCATTGATTTCAATTTGTTCCGCAACCGTAACAGGAAATGGTCGCTGACAGTAAATTTCGTTTACTTTTTTCTTGGTTGTGATGTAAGTAAATTCAGTTGGTCCAGGAAGCGCCCATGGTGCCAAGATATCATCCCAATATTTTACTTGGAAGGCATCCACACCAACAATAGTTGGATCATCGTAGATTCCAGTGATTTGTAGATCCTTCATGCCTTCAAAATCTCGAAGGAAGACCTGCAATTTTCGGACTTCAACTGGATTATTGTTCCAGCCTTTTTTCAAGTGATCGTACAAGTAGTAACATACGCCTGGTGTAACGGGAGTCGATGAAGCAAAGGCTCCTAATACAACGCCGTTTACAGGTCCTACGTTAATTGGAACCGGTGGGCCGTTGCTACCTCCTCCGCCCCCACCACCTCCCCCTCCTCCACCGCCACCTCCACTTGTGCCTCCACAATTAGTACATGGAGCTGGATTTACTGTGAATGAAACACTTGAACCGTTGTTTGTTGAATCGGTATCAGTTTGAGATGAACTTGCGTTTGCAGAGTTAGTAATAGTTGTACTTTCGGTGCCGAGTTTAACTTTGGCTTTCAAAGTAAGGCTCGTACTTGAACCGTTAGCCAAGTTTCCAACCGTCCACAGGCCAGTGGTTGTACTGTAGCTACCAATAGAAGTACTTGCGGAAATAAATTCCAATCCTGCAGGTAACACGTCAGTGACTGAAACTCCTGTCGAAGAAAGTGTTCCGAGGTTCGTTAATACGAGAGTGTAAATAATTTCATCGCCAACGCTCGCTGTGGTTTTGTTAGAAGTTTTGGTAATACTCAAGTTGACACCTCCACCTCCACCACCGCAGTTCGAAGTACAACCAGGTGTGTTTACAGTAAATGATACGGCTCCAGTATTGTTTGTCGAATCAGTATCAGTTTGTGTTGAACTGGCGATAGCGGTGTTGGTAATAGTTGAACCTTCGGTTCCCGCTTTTACCTTAGCTTTCAAAACTAAAGTTGTAGTTGAGCCATTCGTCAAATTTCCGATAGTCCAAAGACTGGTTGTGGTGCTGTAACTACCGAGCGATGTGCTGGCGGAAATAAATTCCACACCGGTTGGCAGAATATCGCTCAAAGAAACTCCTGTTGAAGAAAGTGTTCCGAGGTTTGTCAGTACAATGGTGTAGATAACTTCATCACCGACATTTGCCGTAGTTTTATTGGCAGTTTTTGTGACACTCAAGTTAACGCCACTGGTTCCTCCGCCACCACAGTTTGAAGTACAGACGACTGGATTTACGATGACGTTCACTGTCGCGGTGTTGTTTGAAGAATCGGTATCAATTTGAGTTGAAGTCGCCGCTGCAATGTTGCCAATAGTGAGGCCTTCGTTCCCTGCCTTTATTGTAGCTTTCAAAATAAGGGTCGTGGTTGCATTTTTCGCCAAATTTCCAATGGTCCAGAGTGAAGTTGAGGTGCTGTAACTACCAATACTCGTGCTCGCTGAAACAAATTGCAACTGCGATGACAAAACATCAGTGACAGAAACTCCGGTTGCGGCATCTGGCCCAGCGTTTGAAACAGAGATCGTGTAGGTGACTTGATCGCCGACATTAGCGTTTGTTTTATCAGCAATTTTGGTAAGACCGAGGTTAACACCAGAAATTGGAACTGGAACAACGATAACATTTCGCGTAACTGAAGCACTCAAACCTCCCGAGTCAGTGACCGTGTAGGTGAGTGTGTACGTGCCAAGCGTGCTCGTGCTGACAGTTCCGGTAACCACAATTTGTGATGTGAGATTGCCATCTTCGAGGTCAGTGGCAGTAGCTCCGGGATCGGTAAAGACATGACCCAAGATAACAGTGATTGGATTGGCACCGACAAGCGTAATAACCGGCGCGGTGTTTGTTGGTGGATTAACTGGACCATTAGGACAGGTAGAAGCGGTTGTGGTGTACGAATAGGTTACCGCAACGGAACTTGAAGCGGTAAGCAAAGGGAAATAACTGTAGGGGCCGGTAGTAAAATCTCCTATCAAATTGAGAGTTGAGAAAGATTGTCCTGAAACATCTTCGGTAACATTTACACCACCGGTTGTCGTGCTAACGAAACTTAAAAGTTCTGTTGGGTCAGTAATCGTCAACAAGGCATCACTTTGAGAATATGTGCTTGTGCCAGTACCGTATGAACTTGCGCCAGCATAATCGAGCGCGCCATCGGCGGCATTAACTGTAACTGGACCGAAGTAACTGGTGAAATATAATTTTGATAGATGTCCCGGCACACTAAACGTGCTGGTCGCCAAAAGACCGCCAGAAATTGAAATCGGGTGGGTAGCAATGTTCTCTACCTTTTGATTGATATTTGCCTCAGCGTAGTGCTTGAGAGAAAGAGAAGTCAGAGTTCCAAGAGCAGGATCGAAATATTTAATTTTTCCTTGCTTGGTAAAATCAGCCTTAGTTGTTGGGAAAATTAAAGTGTCAGAGTATTGGCAGGAAATTGGAGCAGGAGGTGGAGGCGGCAAAGGATTACAAACAGCGTTAATCTCCGCATCTCCATCGTTTAACATACTACCTCCACCTAAAGCAGAAATATATCGGAAGGCCTGTGGAAACAACCAAATGGTTGTGTCGTTGTCAGAAATCCAGTTTGTTGGGCCATCAGGGTAGGTTCCAATTTCTATACCAGAAGTCCAAGGACCAGCTGGACTATCGGAACCAAAAAGGGCACCCTCGTGAGCTTCGTTTGGAGTTTCTCCGTGGTCAATAGATGGAACAAGATAGACCATGTTGCTACTGGTTGCAGTAGTAGTTCCCATATCCCAAACTCCCCTTCCTGGATAACCACTAAATCCTGCAGGATTGCTAAACACCTGAACCCATTTATGATCGATAAAATCTCCGGAATGTGGATCGCTGTTGTATACCCAATCATAAGCAGTAGGACTGGTTTCCTCACCAGTTACCATTCCCGTAGTGAGAAGAACTCCACAAGAACCGATATTCAAGGTTGTTGGTGCGGTTGGGCAAGGAGCAGTGCTGGTGAAAGAATAAGTTACTACAACAGAATTCGAAGCATAGATCAAAGGAAAATAACTCCATGGTCCTGAAGGAGTGCTTGAAGCGATGTTGAGGAATGAGAACGACTGACCGGAAACATTTTCGGTAATATCAACGCCACCAGCACCAGAATTAACATAATTTAAAAGTTCAGCAGGATCGTTGATTGCAATCGAGGTATCGTTTTGAGAAAAAGTTGTGGTACCAGTGTCGTACGAACTTGAACCAGCATAATCGAGAGCTCCATCGTACGCGGTTATGTCGACTGGACCGAAATTACTAGAAAAAAGCAAATTTGAAGTATGTCCTGGAAGACTCAATGTGCTGGTTGCACTGAGGCCACCACCACTTGAAATTGTATGATCAGAGACGTTTTCTGCCTTCTGGCTTACATCAACGATAGAAATGTGCTTGATAGAAAGACTTGTGAGAGTACCGAAGGCGGGATTAAAGTACTTGATTTTTGCCTGCTGTGTAAAATCAGCCTTCGCAACGCCGAAAACAATGGTGTCAGAAAGCTGACAGGAATTGCTTGTTGTCGTTGCCGCACGTACAAGGAGGTTTGAAGATGGCACAGCCAAAATCATTAGGGACAAAAACATGACGAAAAGCGATGTGGTGATTTTTTTCTTGAGATTGCTGATCTTGCTCGTTGATAAATATTTTTTCATAAATTTTTCAGGTGAGATTATTAAATTAGACTAGTGCAATTAAAAAAAATGTCAATTGTTTTTGATCAAATAAAGATAGAAATAGCTTTGAGATTAGGCCTATAATCACGATTGTCCTTTAAAATAGAGATTGGTGTCCTTTATAGAACTCCTTCCGATGTGTATGCCGTTCGATCATATAAAATATTACATAAAGGACATTTCAGTTTGTCTAGTGTCCTTTATAAATTTACTGAAAGTGTATGGAACACATTTATAAATTTTGTCAATCATCTCAGAAATTGCTACAACTAGTTTTTTGGTCAAAAGTTACAATGTGCAACAAAAAATGCCACAGATGTGGCATTTTTCTTTTCTTTGGGAGTTCGACTTCCAAGCAGCGCTAGTACGCTCTTCTTCCCCACTTTTCAAATCTTTCTTTCCATCGTTTGACACCGTCTTCTTTTATAAATTTAAGCGGTCCGACTTTCTTCACGTGGACCTTAAATCCAGCGAACCAAAGAATGCACTTCTTAATTTCATTCGTAGTGTCACCGAACAAAATACGAGCTAAGAATGGATTTGAATCTGAAGTGACAAAAACTCGGGCGGTCTTTTTTTTCATGAGCTTACTCCAAAAGTAGCCCGCTCCCATGCCGCTTGATTTGAACTGAAAAGCAAAATGGGGTAACCAGATTCGATCAAAAAATCCCTTGAGAAGTGCTGGCATGGTTGACCACCAACTTGGGTAAAAAATAACAAAATGCTCTGCCCATTTTATATCTTCTTCTGCTTTGATTAAATCTGGTTCAAGCGCTTGAATCTCCCGATAACCCTTGTGGAGAATTGGATCGAACTTAATATCACCGAGGTTAGTCCTTCGTACCTCGTGACCCGCCTCTTTTGCCGCCTTTTCGTATGTATCAGCAAACGATCCGCACAGCATCTCCTTGTCAGGATGACCGAGCAGTATAAAAATCTTTTTGGATTTCATAATTTATAAGGTTATTTTTGCAAATTCTCGAGCTCTGCTTTGTGGTTTGTCATTACTTCCATCGCCGCATCCATCTCACTTTTGCCGGTTTTAATTTTTTCTTTAATTTCCTCGGCCACTTTCATAAAAAAATCAGGGTTTTTCTCAACCATAAGTAACAACTTCTCCTGGGTTTCTTTCGGAACATCCTTGAGCTTCGACTGAAGCATCTTTTTCATTAAAAATTCTTTAAGCATAGTTCAATGTGAATTACTAATACCTTAAGTTTAACAAAAGCTAGCCTGTTGCGCGACCTTACTCTGAGTAGCCAGTGAATTCATCGGTTCTGATATTTTCATCAGATATGTTGAGCTCCAACAAAATTTCTCGAATTCGAACAATAAAAGGGATCGGACCTGAGATGTAAAACGACTGTTCACCTGGGTTTTTGATAAAGGACATTAGAAACTTCTTATCCAGCCGGGGCTTGATTGTTTTTTTTGTAGAACTTTTTGCAGTTTGTAGGGCTGTGAATGAAAAATTTTTATGCTGCTTAGCGTAGGATAAGAAATCATCTAAAAAAACTGCCGATGTATCGTGCCTGTAGGAATACATAAAGATAATATTCCGATCCTCATTCTTAAAAAAGGCTTCCTTCAAAATACTGGCAAAAGGCGTGACACCGATCCCTGCCCCAATAAAAACTAAGGGCTTTGAAAGAGTTTCTCTCAGAAAAAAGGTACCGAACGGTCCCTCTAGTTTCACTCGCTGACCAACTCGAAAAGAGAAAAGCAGCTTTTTAAAATCACTTTGAGTATTTTTGGTAACAATATAGATTGTCTTTTCGTGAGGAGCTGAAGAGAGTGTAAATGTTCTTGTGAGATTCTGACTCTCTAAACCTTTTGGCAGAGGAAGCGTGAAGTCTGCACACTGACCGGCTTTGTACTTGAAACCCTTTGGCTTTTCAAAAACAAA
Proteins encoded:
- a CDS encoding FAD-dependent oxidoreductase — encoded protein: MSYRIRLIEKKEIAKDATCFVFEKPKGFKYKAGQCADFTLPLPKGLESQNLTRTFTLSSAPHEKTIYIVTKNTQSDFKKLLFSFRVGQRVKLEGPFGTFFLRETLSKPLVFIGAGIGVTPFASILKEAFFKNEDRNIIFMYSYRHDTSAVFLDDFLSYAKQHKNFSFTALQTAKSSTKKTIKPRLDKKFLMSFIKNPGEQSFYISGPIPFIVRIREILLELNISDENIRTDEFTGYSE
- the ychF gene encoding redox-regulated ATPase YchF: MSLSIGIVGLPNVGKSTLFNALTKKSVACENYPFCTIDPSVGVVAVPDDRLWKLSEFSHSKKTVPAAVEFVDIAGLVKGASEGEGLGNQFLSNIRETDAIAQVVRIFDDEKVIHVSGGIDPVRDIEVINLELILADLQTVTKRLSNLARDVKRGDKDAMLEGGLLERIKIALDAGKLASTVAVDSKEIPVLKGLHLLTVKKILYVLNKKAGGKNLDELKDERFQKLMDFLAKEKAPWVIVDAGIEHDLKDMKDAEKKQMRTDFGVLDDGIDRLIKKGYETLELIMYFTTGEDETRAWTIKKGWTAPEAGTAIHGDFKDKFVRAEVIEWDKLLAVGSYAAAREKGLIRTEGKEYVVKDGEVVEFKI
- a CDS encoding immunoglobulin-like domain-containing protein → MKKYLSTSKISNLKKKITTSLFVMFLSLMILAVPSSNLLVRAATTTSNSCQLSDTIVFGVAKADFTQQAKIKYFNPAFGTLTSLSIKHISIVDVSQKAENVSDHTISSGGGLSATSTLSLPGHTSNLLFSSNFGPVDITAYDGALDYAGSSSYDTGTTTFSQNDTSIAINDPAELLNYVNSGAGGVDITENVSGQSFSFLNIASSTPSGPWSYFPLIYASNSVVVTYSFTSTAPCPTAPTTLNIGSCGVLLTTGMVTGEETSPTAYDWVYNSDPHSGDFIDHKWVQVFSNPAGFSGYPGRGVWDMGTTTATSSNMVYLVPSIDHGETPNEAHEGALFGSDSPAGPWTSGIEIGTYPDGPTNWISDNDTTIWLFPQAFRYISALGGGSMLNDGDAEINAVCNPLPPPPPAPISCQYSDTLIFPTTKADFTKQGKIKYFDPALGTLTSLSLKHYAEANINQKVENIATHPISISGGLLATSTFSVPGHLSKLYFTSYFGPVTVNAADGALDYAGASSYGTGTSTYSQSDALLTITDPTELLSFVSTTTGGVNVTEDVSGQSFSTLNLIGDFTTGPYSYFPLLTASSSVAVTYSYTTTASTCPNGPVNPPTNTAPVITLVGANPITVILGHVFTDPGATATDLEDGNLTSQIVVTGTVSTSTLGTYTLTYTVTDSGGLSASVTRNVIVVPVPISGVNLGLTKIADKTNANVGDQVTYTISVSNAGPDAATGVSVTDVLSSQLQFVSASTSIGSYSTSTSLWTIGNLAKNATTTLILKATIKAGNEGLTIGNIAAATSTQIDTDSSNNTATVNVIVNPVVCTSNCGGGGTSGVNLSVTKTANKTTANVGDEVIYTIVLTNLGTLSSTGVSLSDILPTGVEFISASTSLGSYSTTTSLWTIGNLTNGSTTTLVLKAKVKAGTEGSTITNTAIASSTQTDTDSTNNTGAVSFTVNTPGCTSNCGGGGGGVNLSITKTSNKTTASVGDEIIYTLVLTNLGTLSSTGVSVTDVLPAGLEFISASTSIGSYSTTTGLWTVGNLANGSSTSLTLKAKVKLGTESTTITNSANASSSQTDTDSTNNGSSVSFTVNPAPCTNCGGTSGGGGGGGGGGGGGGGSNGPPVPINVGPVNGVVLGAFASSTPVTPGVCYYLYDHLKKGWNNNPVEVRKLQVFLRDFEGMKDLQITGIYDDPTIVGVDAFQVKYWDDILAPWALPGPTEFTYITTKKKVNEIYCQRPFPVTVAEQIEINDFRAMMLSTLWGNAYNPTKTVDAGKTNIFSANTTGTVPATTVSDDSSNSSSTVADDTASTTSPKNIFEGLRNFAGSIILKPWRWIVSLFSHADVSTTTATSTTQ
- a CDS encoding NAD(P)H-dependent oxidoreductase; its protein translation is MKSKKIFILLGHPDKEMLCGSFADTYEKAAKEAGHEVRRTNLGDIKFDPILHKGYREIQALEPDLIKAEEDIKWAEHFVIFYPSWWSTMPALLKGFFDRIWLPHFAFQFKSSGMGAGYFWSKLMKKKTARVFVTSDSNPFLARILFGDTTNEIKKCILWFAGFKVHVKKVGPLKFIKEDGVKRWKERFEKWGRRAY